A part of Planococcus sp. MB-3u-03 genomic DNA contains:
- a CDS encoding acetyl-CoA hydrolase/transferase family protein produces the protein MDQRLERIKLMALHERIVSAEQAASWIKDGMAVGLSGFTRAGDAKAVPNALAQRQEEEPFQIDVYTGASLGSGIDGRFAQAGIVRKRAPYQSDPLMRSAINSGDVQFVDHHLSQTAEWIRGGVAGPLDFAIIEALGITQDGLLIPTTSVGNSVVFAHHAKQLIIEINTAQPLELEGLHDCYEPQAVGSRQPIPLVSPRDRIGTKGIPIDPSKVKGIVWTDQSDSPSPIEPPDAETDIMAGHLLAFLRGEVQAGRLSKNLPPLQSGVGSVANAVLHGLIDSEFEGLELYSEVLQDAVFDLLDSGKALFASASAITLSKPYMERIYQNFGNYRDRLVLRPQEISNHPEIIRRLGLISINTALEFDLYGNVNSTHIAGTKMMNGIGGSGDFGRNAQLAIFVTKSTAKNGRISCVVPFASHIDHTEHDVDVLVTEHGFADIRNLAPRERAERIVANCVDPEYRPQLQDYFNRAIAQGGHTPHVLDEALSWHARYMRDGTMLKKSP, from the coding sequence ATGGATCAACGACTCGAACGAATTAAACTAATGGCTTTGCATGAACGGATAGTTAGCGCTGAACAGGCAGCCTCCTGGATAAAGGATGGCATGGCGGTCGGGCTCAGCGGATTCACGCGCGCAGGCGACGCCAAAGCCGTGCCAAATGCCTTGGCGCAGCGCCAAGAGGAAGAACCGTTTCAAATTGATGTCTATACCGGCGCTTCACTCGGCTCCGGAATCGATGGGCGCTTCGCACAAGCGGGCATCGTGCGAAAACGCGCGCCGTATCAGTCCGATCCTTTGATGCGTTCTGCGATCAATTCGGGGGATGTGCAGTTTGTGGATCATCATTTATCCCAAACAGCTGAATGGATCCGAGGGGGAGTTGCGGGCCCGCTGGATTTTGCCATTATCGAAGCGCTTGGTATCACGCAGGACGGCTTATTGATCCCCACCACTTCCGTCGGCAATTCGGTGGTATTCGCCCACCACGCGAAACAGCTCATTATCGAGATCAATACAGCACAACCCTTGGAACTGGAAGGACTCCACGATTGCTACGAACCGCAAGCGGTCGGATCGAGACAACCGATTCCGCTCGTCTCGCCGCGGGACCGCATCGGCACGAAAGGCATCCCGATCGATCCGTCGAAAGTCAAAGGCATCGTCTGGACCGATCAATCGGATTCGCCCTCGCCGATCGAGCCGCCTGATGCGGAAACGGATATCATGGCAGGCCATTTGCTTGCGTTCCTGCGCGGCGAAGTACAGGCTGGCCGCTTGAGCAAAAACTTGCCACCGCTTCAATCGGGTGTCGGGTCCGTTGCGAATGCGGTGTTGCATGGTTTGATCGATTCGGAATTTGAAGGGCTGGAACTATATTCCGAAGTGCTGCAAGACGCGGTATTCGATTTGCTCGACTCCGGCAAGGCGTTATTCGCTTCTGCTTCGGCAATTACGTTATCGAAGCCTTATATGGAAAGAATTTATCAAAACTTCGGCAATTACCGGGATCGTTTGGTGCTGCGTCCGCAGGAAATCTCCAATCATCCAGAAATCATCCGGCGTCTGGGCCTCATTTCCATTAACACCGCCTTGGAATTCGATTTATACGGCAATGTCAATTCGACTCATATCGCCGGAACCAAAATGATGAATGGCATCGGCGGATCGGGCGATTTCGGGCGCAATGCGCAGCTCGCCATTTTCGTCACCAAATCCACCGCTAAAAATGGGCGAATTTCTTGTGTCGTGCCGTTTGCTTCCCATATCGACCACACGGAACATGATGTAGACGTATTGGTCACAGAGCACGGCTTTGCCGATATCCGCAATCTGGCACCGCGCGAACGAGCGGAGCGGATCGTCGCGAATTGCGTCGATCCGGAGTATCGTCCGCAACTGCAGGATTATTTCAATAGGGCGATTGCTCAAGGCGGGCATACGCCGCATGTTCTCGATGAAGCTTTATCTTGGCATGCGAGATACATGCGCGACGGAACGATGTTAAAGAAATCGCCATAA
- a CDS encoding MFS transporter: protein MSKDQRKKILILMINMFIAIASFGIIIPILPSYLVSINQGGMAAGLMIAIFAAAQFLFSPIAGKWADQYGRRIMIIWGLAGLTLSMFIFYASDFIWVLYFSRVIGGIGAAMLVPAIFAYIADITTFDQRAKGTSLVSAAMSLGIVIGPGIGGFLADYSLKLPFLVSALVSLAAVLFSVFVLKDSDAEKADPDLALTMTQSESMFKKIGRSTSVPYFLPLVITLVMSFGLLTYESVLGLYLDNQFNSTAKDIAFMITATGTVSVIVQLFVVDRIVSRFGEIGVLITFLGVAAGGFLASLFANSYVMFFGVSLIIFLATSILRPVLNTLISKLAEGEVGFAMGMNNAYMSIGNVMGPLLAGILFDINIIFPFILGLVLLLATLTITAGWQRSRAAKQVRALEQ from the coding sequence ATGTCCAAAGACCAACGCAAAAAAATCCTGATTTTGATGATCAATATGTTCATCGCCATCGCCAGTTTCGGCATCATCATCCCGATCTTGCCGTCGTATCTCGTCTCCATCAACCAAGGCGGCATGGCAGCCGGCTTGATGATCGCCATCTTCGCTGCTGCCCAGTTCCTGTTCTCGCCGATCGCCGGTAAATGGGCGGACCAATACGGACGCCGCATCATGATCATCTGGGGCCTTGCAGGGCTGACCTTATCGATGTTCATATTCTATGCATCCGACTTTATCTGGGTGCTGTATTTCTCCCGCGTCATCGGAGGAATCGGCGCCGCTATGCTTGTGCCGGCCATTTTCGCGTATATCGCCGACATCACGACTTTCGACCAGCGTGCTAAAGGCACAAGCCTTGTGTCTGCGGCAATGTCACTCGGCATCGTCATCGGGCCGGGGATCGGCGGCTTTCTCGCCGATTATAGCCTGAAGCTGCCGTTTCTCGTGTCAGCGCTCGTGTCGCTCGCAGCGGTCCTGTTTTCCGTCTTTGTCCTGAAAGACAGCGACGCCGAAAAGGCGGATCCGGACCTCGCTTTAACGATGACGCAATCCGAATCAATGTTCAAAAAGATCGGGCGCTCGACTTCGGTCCCTTACTTTTTGCCGCTGGTCATCACACTGGTCATGAGCTTCGGCTTGCTCACGTACGAATCCGTTCTCGGGCTTTATCTCGACAATCAATTCAATTCCACCGCGAAAGACATTGCCTTCATGATCACCGCAACCGGTACGGTCAGTGTCATCGTTCAATTGTTCGTTGTTGACCGTATTGTCTCGCGCTTCGGTGAAATCGGCGTATTGATCACGTTCCTCGGCGTTGCAGCAGGCGGCTTTCTCGCCTCACTATTCGCGAACAGCTATGTCATGTTCTTCGGGGTATCGCTAATCATCTTCCTGGCGACATCAATTTTGCGCCCGGTCTTAAACACATTGATTTCCAAACTTGCAGAAGGCGAAGTCGGTTTTGCGATGGGCATGAACAATGCCTATATGAGCATCGGCAATGTCATGGGCCCGCTCCTGGCCGGCATCCTGTTCGACATCAACATTATTTTCCCGTTCATTCTCGGCCTCGTGCTGTTGTTGGCTACCCTCACCATTACAGCAGGCTGGCAGCGCTCAAGAGCCGCAAAACAGGTACGCGCTTTAGAACAATAA
- a CDS encoding ABC transporter ATP-binding protein produces the protein MAEIKIDQLGKRYDKGALAVSDFNLHIKDEEFIVFVGPSGCGKSTTLRMIAGLEEISEGEFFIDGKRMNDVEPKERDIAMVFQNYALYPHMTVYENMAFGLKLRKFKKSEIKRRVDEAAAILGLEEYLNRKPKALSGGQRQRVALGRAIVRDAKVFLMDEPLSNLDAKLRVQMRAEISKLHNRLKTTTIYVTHDQTEAMTMASRIVVMKDGLIQQVGTPKEVYDFPENRFVGGFIGSPAMNFFEGKLVDGTFAVGDKKMSIPAKLLDVLKAEGYDNKPITLGIRPEHIHVDNEDLSGIPASEFDATITVSELTGAETILHAVYEDQEFIARVDAATTIEAGHQATLAFDMAHVHFFDAETGTRIKAVERAEVTV, from the coding sequence ATGGCAGAAATTAAGATCGATCAATTAGGCAAAAGGTATGATAAAGGCGCATTGGCAGTCAGTGATTTCAATTTACATATAAAAGATGAAGAGTTCATCGTTTTTGTCGGTCCTTCGGGGTGTGGGAAATCGACAACATTGCGGATGATCGCAGGGCTGGAAGAAATCTCGGAAGGTGAATTCTTCATTGACGGAAAACGCATGAATGATGTCGAGCCAAAAGAACGCGACATCGCGATGGTGTTCCAAAACTATGCCTTGTATCCGCATATGACCGTCTATGAAAACATGGCATTCGGCTTGAAGCTGAGAAAGTTCAAAAAGTCGGAGATCAAACGCCGCGTAGATGAAGCCGCCGCGATCTTAGGATTGGAAGAATACCTAAACAGAAAACCGAAAGCGCTCTCAGGCGGACAGCGCCAGCGTGTGGCACTTGGACGCGCCATTGTCCGCGATGCAAAAGTCTTCTTGATGGATGAGCCCTTGTCGAACTTGGATGCAAAACTGCGCGTACAGATGCGCGCTGAAATCTCCAAATTGCATAACCGCCTGAAAACGACAACGATTTACGTCACCCATGACCAAACGGAAGCAATGACGATGGCTTCCCGCATTGTTGTCATGAAAGACGGATTAATCCAACAAGTAGGCACGCCGAAAGAAGTCTATGATTTCCCAGAAAACCGCTTTGTCGGAGGCTTTATTGGTTCACCAGCGATGAATTTCTTTGAAGGTAAACTCGTCGATGGCACTTTTGCCGTTGGAGACAAGAAAATGTCGATTCCTGCAAAACTTTTGGACGTGCTGAAAGCAGAAGGCTATGACAACAAGCCGATCACGCTTGGCATCCGCCCGGAACATATCCATGTCGATAACGAAGACCTGTCTGGAATCCCAGCAAGTGAATTCGATGCAACGATCACCGTATCTGAACTGACAGGCGCGGAGACGATTCTTCACGCAGTATACGAGGACCAGGAATTCATCGCCCGTGTCGACGCCGCGACTACGATCGAAGCAGGGCATCAAGCAACGCTCGCCTTCGACATGGCACATGTCCATTTCTTCGATGCCGAAACAGGAACACGTATCAAAGCCGTAGAACGCGCAGAAGTAACCGTATAA
- a CDS encoding carbohydrate ABC transporter permease, with translation MAKTKSAMRRKETMYGYIFVMPWIIGFLAFTAGPLLFSLFASFTDYNITTQMDFVGAENYQGLFTEDGLFWTSLWNTLYYVLFSVPLTTMGAIFLSALLNQDVPGIRVFRTLYYLPAVLSGVGVYLLWMQLLDPGTGMINLILGWVGIDGPNWLFDPEWTKPSLIFMKLWSVGGAMLLYLASMQGVSKTLYEAAEIDGANTFRQFFHITLPMITPVIFFDVVTSLIGGFQIFQEAYVMSSNGEGGPANSLLFYNLYMWRQAFENFNMGYAMAMSWILFIIVFILTMINLKLAPRWVHYEGGDNR, from the coding sequence TTGGCTAAAACAAAGTCGGCTATGCGGCGGAAAGAAACGATGTACGGTTATATTTTCGTCATGCCGTGGATCATCGGGTTTCTTGCTTTTACGGCAGGTCCCCTGCTCTTTTCACTGTTCGCAAGTTTTACCGATTACAACATTACAACCCAGATGGACTTTGTCGGAGCTGAAAACTATCAAGGGCTCTTCACCGAAGACGGTTTGTTTTGGACATCCCTTTGGAACACCTTGTACTATGTGCTATTTTCGGTCCCATTGACAACAATGGGCGCGATTTTCCTGTCGGCACTCCTGAACCAGGATGTTCCGGGCATCCGCGTATTCCGCACACTGTACTATTTGCCTGCGGTGCTGTCGGGGGTCGGCGTTTACCTATTGTGGATGCAACTCCTCGATCCGGGCACAGGAATGATCAATTTAATACTCGGCTGGGTCGGCATCGACGGACCCAACTGGCTATTCGATCCCGAATGGACCAAACCGTCCTTGATTTTCATGAAGCTATGGAGTGTCGGCGGCGCGATGCTATTGTATCTCGCGAGCATGCAAGGCGTTTCCAAGACTTTGTATGAAGCGGCGGAAATCGACGGCGCTAATACATTCCGCCAGTTTTTCCATATCACCTTGCCAATGATCACACCGGTCATTTTCTTCGATGTGGTGACCAGCCTGATCGGAGGCTTCCAGATTTTCCAGGAAGCTTATGTCATGTCGAGCAACGGCGAAGGTGGCCCGGCAAATTCCTTATTGTTCTACAACTTGTATATGTGGCGACAGGCTTTTGAGAACTTCAATATGGGCTACGCAATGGCCATGTCCTGGATTCTGTTCATCATTGTATTTATCCTGACCATGATCAACTTGAAGCTCGCTCCGCGTTGGGTCCATTACGAGGGAGGCGATAATCGATGA
- a CDS encoding carbohydrate ABC transporter permease — translation MLKLINFVLLAAGSLMILSPLWWMFSTSLKTMAEVMSFPPTFFPESWNWSNYIRTWEAAPFTQYTINTLVITTLVVIGNVLSNSFIAYGFAKIPFRGRNVLFAIVLATMMIPGFVTLIPQYVLFAKLGWVNTYYPLIVPAFFGSAFNIFLLRQFYMTIPNELIEAAKMEGASHFYIWRKIGLPLTKPAIATVAIFSFNGAWNDFLGPLLYLNDENLYTLQIGLQVFKGQLNTQWNYLMAGSLLVLLPVIIIFFFFQKYFIQGINLQSGGK, via the coding sequence ATGCTGAAACTCATTAATTTCGTGTTGCTTGCAGCGGGAAGCTTGATGATTTTATCGCCCTTATGGTGGATGTTCTCGACTTCGCTGAAGACGATGGCGGAAGTCATGTCCTTCCCGCCCACTTTCTTTCCGGAATCCTGGAATTGGTCCAATTACATCCGGACCTGGGAAGCGGCTCCGTTTACCCAGTACACAATCAATACGCTCGTCATCACCACCTTGGTCGTCATTGGCAATGTCTTGTCGAACTCGTTCATCGCATATGGTTTTGCCAAGATTCCGTTCCGTGGGCGCAATGTGCTGTTTGCGATTGTACTCGCGACGATGATGATTCCGGGATTCGTTACCTTGATCCCGCAATACGTCTTGTTCGCCAAGCTCGGCTGGGTGAATACCTATTATCCTTTGATCGTGCCGGCTTTTTTCGGCAGCGCGTTTAACATCTTCCTGTTGCGGCAATTCTATATGACGATTCCGAATGAATTGATTGAAGCAGCGAAGATGGAAGGCGCCAGCCATTTTTATATTTGGCGCAAGATTGGCTTGCCACTCACCAAGCCGGCAATCGCCACTGTTGCTATCTTTTCATTCAATGGTGCCTGGAACGACTTTCTTGGCCCGCTGCTCTATTTGAACGACGAGAACCTGTATACCTTGCAAATCGGCTTGCAGGTCTTTAAAGGACAGCTCAATACCCAATGGAACTATCTGATGGCCGGCTCATTGCTCGTCTTGCTGCCAGTCATTATCATTTTCTTCTTCTTCCAGAAGTATTTTATTCAAGGCATCAATTTACAATCTGGCGGGAAATAA
- a CDS encoding acetyl-CoA hydrolase/transferase family protein, with product MEKKLERIKAAELQDRVVTAQEAAAWIQDGMTLGLSGFTRAGDVKAVPYALVERAKTESFKVNVFTGASLGSDIDRLFAEAGIVNKRLPFQAEPAMRKAINAGDMYFVDHHLSHTAEWIRSGVIEPIDFAIVEALSITEDGMIIPTTSVGNSSVFVKHAKNIIVEINAAQPELFEGIHDIYDTGKQGERDPIPLTSVDQRIGTKGIPVDMERVRGIVFTHQEDSPSNIVAPDEDTKIMADHLLNFFRSEIEAGRLTEKLAPLQSGIGSVANAVLHGMIDSEFKNLEVYSEVLQDAVFDLIDAGKVDFASCCSITLSEPKMKQVFSEFDQYRDKIIMRPQEISNHPEVVRRLGLISINTALEFDMYGNVNSTHVSGTKMMNGIGGSGDFARNARLAIFVTKSTAKDGKISSVVPFASHVDHTEHDVDVVVTEQGYADLRGLAPRQRVEVIIENCVHPDYRPQMREYYEEALTRGGQTPHVLEKAFSWHESLAKNGTMLVKKEQLV from the coding sequence ATGGAAAAGAAACTTGAGCGGATCAAAGCGGCAGAATTGCAGGATCGAGTTGTTACAGCCCAGGAAGCGGCTGCGTGGATTCAAGATGGCATGACACTTGGGCTCAGCGGATTTACAAGAGCGGGAGATGTGAAAGCGGTTCCTTATGCGCTTGTTGAGCGCGCGAAAACGGAAAGCTTCAAAGTCAATGTCTTCACCGGGGCATCTCTCGGGTCCGACATCGACCGCCTGTTCGCAGAAGCGGGCATCGTCAACAAGCGCTTGCCGTTCCAAGCAGAGCCGGCGATGCGCAAAGCGATCAATGCAGGTGACATGTATTTCGTTGATCACCATTTATCGCATACAGCAGAATGGATCCGTTCAGGAGTCATCGAGCCGATCGATTTCGCGATCGTCGAAGCTTTGTCAATCACGGAAGACGGCATGATCATCCCGACAACTTCTGTCGGCAACTCATCCGTTTTTGTGAAACACGCGAAAAACATCATTGTGGAAATCAATGCAGCCCAGCCTGAACTGTTTGAAGGCATCCACGATATTTACGATACCGGCAAACAAGGCGAGCGCGACCCGATCCCGTTGACATCCGTGGATCAGCGCATCGGAACGAAAGGCATCCCGGTCGACATGGAGCGCGTGCGCGGCATTGTCTTTACGCATCAGGAAGATTCCCCGTCAAACATCGTAGCGCCGGATGAAGACACGAAAATCATGGCTGATCATTTGCTGAACTTTTTCCGCAGCGAAATTGAAGCTGGCCGCCTGACGGAAAAACTAGCTCCGCTTCAATCCGGAATCGGTTCCGTCGCAAACGCAGTGCTTCACGGCATGATTGATTCGGAATTCAAAAACCTGGAAGTCTATTCGGAAGTGCTCCAAGATGCAGTCTTCGATTTGATCGATGCCGGCAAAGTGGATTTCGCTTCGTGCTGTTCGATTACATTATCAGAGCCGAAGATGAAGCAGGTATTCAGTGAGTTCGACCAATACCGCGACAAGATCATTATGCGCCCGCAGGAAATCTCGAACCATCCGGAAGTCGTGCGTCGACTCGGCTTGATCTCGATCAACACGGCACTTGAGTTCGATATGTACGGAAACGTCAACTCGACACATGTCTCCGGTACGAAAATGATGAACGGCATCGGCGGTTCAGGCGATTTCGCCCGCAACGCGCGCCTTGCTATCTTCGTCACGAAATCAACCGCAAAAGACGGCAAGATTTCGAGTGTGGTGCCATTCGCATCACATGTCGACCATACCGAGCACGACGTCGATGTAGTTGTCACCGAACAAGGCTATGCCGACCTTCGCGGACTGGCGCCACGCCAGCGCGTGGAAGTCATTATCGAGAACTGCGTCCACCCGGACTACCGCCCGCAAATGCGCGAGTATTACGAAGAAGCGCTGACACGCGGAGGCCAGACGCCGCACGTCTTAGAGAAAGCTTTCTCATGGCACGAATCATTAGCCAAAAACGGCACGATGCTCGTGAAAAAAGAGCAATTGGTCTAA
- a CDS encoding LytTR family DNA-binding domain-containing protein yields MEKITPGPLLDVMGELFSDEVSIAVSNMEEYTYYRPSKRIDLKIKAGDKVREGTIAHKALTTGQKASEFINREVFGVPYHGMAVPFEEDGVLAGCVMAIYPAYTEGKSVVTVKSPDGWKPIPFTDVRYLEVKDRKTHVHAADFSGTNKNSLQEFEYLLPRDSFIRCHRSFIVNVHHIEEIHPDTHSTFVLAMDNGDRLPVSQSYSSYFRKLLGF; encoded by the coding sequence ATGGAAAAAATTACACCCGGCCCGCTATTGGATGTGATGGGGGAGCTATTCTCCGATGAAGTCTCGATAGCGGTCTCTAACATGGAAGAATATACCTATTACCGTCCGAGCAAACGCATTGATTTGAAAATCAAGGCAGGGGATAAAGTGCGTGAAGGCACCATCGCCCACAAAGCTTTGACGACCGGCCAAAAAGCCTCGGAATTCATCAACCGTGAAGTGTTCGGCGTGCCTTACCACGGCATGGCGGTGCCGTTTGAAGAAGACGGCGTGCTCGCGGGCTGTGTCATGGCGATTTATCCGGCCTACACAGAAGGGAAGTCGGTCGTGACGGTGAAAAGCCCGGATGGCTGGAAACCGATTCCGTTCACCGATGTACGCTACCTTGAAGTGAAGGACCGAAAAACCCATGTTCACGCTGCGGATTTTTCCGGAACGAATAAAAACTCCCTGCAGGAATTCGAATATTTGCTGCCGAGAGATTCGTTCATCCGTTGCCACCGGTCGTTTATCGTCAACGTCCACCATATAGAAGAAATTCATCCCGATACCCATTCCACATTCGTGCTGGCTATGGATAACGGAGACCGTTTGCCGGTCAGCCAATCGTATTCCAGCTATTTCCGTAAACTACTCGGCTTCTGA
- the rlmN gene encoding 23S rRNA (adenine(2503)-C(2))-methyltransferase RlmN has product MKNSIYGLTIEQLKDWFVENGQKKYRAEQVWDWLYIKRVTEFSEMKNLSKDCIELLESNFAIRTLDQAVKQESSDGTIKFLFRLQDGNLIETVLMRFKYGNSVCVTTQVGCNIGCSFCASGLLKKSRDLNAGEIVEQIMQVQAHFDAEQKEERVSHIVVMGIGEPFDNYTNLMDFLHVVNSQKGLAIGARHITVSTSGIVPKIYDYADEGLQVNLAISIHAPTNELRSRIMKINKAYPVEKLMDSIDYYLEKSNRRITFEYIMLRDVNDHVEEANKLAKLLENKRHLSYVNLIPYNSVDEHDQYQQSTPEAISAFYDALKKKGINCGVRHEQGADIDAACGQLRSKQIKKEKKPATV; this is encoded by the coding sequence ATGAAAAATTCCATCTATGGATTGACGATAGAACAATTAAAAGATTGGTTTGTAGAAAATGGCCAAAAGAAATACCGCGCGGAGCAAGTGTGGGATTGGCTTTATATTAAACGTGTCACTGAATTCTCGGAGATGAAGAACTTATCGAAGGATTGCATCGAGCTTTTGGAAAGCAATTTTGCGATCCGTACATTGGACCAGGCAGTCAAGCAAGAATCGTCTGATGGCACAATCAAATTCCTTTTCCGTTTGCAGGATGGCAACTTGATCGAAACGGTTCTCATGCGCTTTAAATACGGCAACTCAGTATGTGTGACGACACAAGTCGGCTGCAACATCGGCTGTAGTTTCTGTGCCAGTGGCCTATTGAAGAAGAGCCGCGACTTGAACGCTGGCGAAATCGTCGAGCAGATCATGCAAGTGCAGGCGCATTTCGATGCGGAGCAAAAAGAAGAGCGCGTCAGCCATATCGTGGTCATGGGTATCGGCGAACCGTTCGATAATTACACAAACTTGATGGATTTCCTCCACGTCGTGAACTCTCAAAAAGGGCTTGCGATCGGAGCACGCCACATCACGGTTTCAACAAGCGGAATCGTGCCGAAGATCTACGATTATGCGGATGAAGGCTTGCAAGTCAACTTGGCGATCTCCATCCATGCACCGACGAACGAATTGCGTTCACGCATCATGAAGATCAACAAAGCGTACCCAGTTGAAAAACTGATGGATTCTATCGATTACTATCTGGAAAAATCGAATCGCCGCATCACGTTCGAATACATCATGCTGCGCGACGTCAACGACCATGTCGAGGAAGCGAACAAGCTGGCGAAATTGCTTGAAAACAAGCGCCACTTGTCTTACGTCAACTTGATTCCTTACAACTCGGTCGATGAGCATGACCAATACCAGCAAAGTACGCCTGAAGCCATCAGTGCATTCTACGATGCATTGAAGAAAAAAGGCATCAATTGCGGTGTTCGCCACGAACAAGGCGCAGACATCGATGCTGCTTGCGGACAGCTACGCAGCAAGCAGATCAAAAAAGAGAAAAAACCGGCAACGGTCTAA
- a CDS encoding VOC family protein, producing MAAITHVGLAVPDLDKAITWYRKVFDFHILAGPFEFDAETEGPESMTNDLQGPEIRKMRNVHLMSSDGFGIELFEFQDPSFSEEPPRHAGFFHIALVVDDIVETIERVVQHGGRQRSKMWNINKGKPHYLVYTEDPFGNIIELYSRNTSEMYGNR from the coding sequence ATGGCAGCAATTACGCATGTGGGGCTGGCGGTCCCCGACTTAGATAAGGCAATTACATGGTACCGAAAAGTATTCGATTTTCATATTTTGGCGGGACCGTTTGAATTTGATGCAGAAACGGAAGGCCCGGAGTCGATGACCAATGATCTACAGGGGCCAGAGATCCGCAAGATGCGCAATGTCCACCTCATGTCCTCGGACGGCTTCGGAATCGAGCTATTCGAATTCCAGGACCCTTCTTTTTCTGAAGAGCCGCCGCGGCATGCAGGATTTTTCCATATTGCCCTCGTGGTCGATGACATCGTCGAAACGATTGAACGCGTAGTCCAGCATGGCGGGCGCCAGCGCAGCAAAATGTGGAACATCAATAAAGGCAAACCGCATTACCTCGTCTACACCGAAGACCCATTCGGCAACATCATCGAATTGTATTCACGCAACACGTCAGAAATGTACGGCAATCGTTGA
- a CDS encoding ABC transporter substrate-binding protein, which produces MKKLYTIPAAFLASSLFLTGCAGFQTGNSNDSSTENEDGKVVLDFWTFWGSEIRRPVIEKIITDFNESQDEIEVQHTYLPWGDIWTKELAAIAAGDPPDVVINDINTTALRGEQNQAMNLAEFLSEDDISGQFYPELWDATLHEGDSYGIPFNTDTRVLFYNKDAFEEAGLDPEQPPTTWAELEEYAAKLDVKNGDDYERIGFYPLWGINYDVWMLNANGHNFINEENDVLIDTETNLETLEWLKGWKDKYGDDVINSYKAQIDSQQGNPFFNGSLGMYVSAPTFYTQIRDYADDLNFGVAKLPEMEPGNGPTSWGGGFVAEIPAGASNPEASYEFIKYLTGAEAQEYWAVQNFDSVANIEAAENAAQSDEFTEDGTMVYSMATEYMSDTLLTPVPVSAPDFMGSVNPKIDEVFLGSKTPKQALEEAQADVESLIEKNTRE; this is translated from the coding sequence ATGAAAAAACTCTACACAATACCTGCAGCCTTTTTGGCATCTTCCCTATTTCTTACGGGCTGCGCCGGTTTTCAGACTGGCAACAGCAACGATAGCTCGACTGAAAACGAAGATGGAAAAGTCGTTCTCGATTTCTGGACTTTCTGGGGTTCCGAAATCCGCCGTCCCGTCATTGAAAAAATCATTACCGACTTTAACGAATCCCAGGATGAAATCGAAGTTCAGCATACTTACCTTCCTTGGGGAGACATTTGGACGAAAGAACTCGCAGCGATTGCAGCTGGCGACCCGCCTGATGTAGTCATCAATGACATCAACACGACCGCTCTCCGAGGAGAACAAAACCAGGCGATGAACCTGGCTGAGTTCTTATCAGAAGACGATATTTCGGGCCAGTTCTATCCGGAACTATGGGATGCCACACTTCATGAAGGCGATTCATACGGCATACCGTTTAATACCGATACGCGCGTGCTGTTCTACAACAAAGATGCGTTTGAAGAGGCTGGGCTAGACCCTGAACAGCCCCCAACTACTTGGGCGGAACTTGAAGAATATGCAGCAAAGCTCGACGTGAAAAACGGCGATGATTACGAACGCATCGGGTTTTATCCATTATGGGGCATTAATTACGATGTTTGGATGCTGAATGCGAATGGCCACAACTTCATCAATGAAGAAAATGACGTCTTGATCGACACCGAAACCAATCTTGAAACGCTCGAATGGCTGAAAGGCTGGAAAGATAAATACGGCGACGATGTCATCAATTCCTATAAAGCTCAAATTGACAGCCAGCAAGGCAATCCGTTCTTCAACGGCAGCCTCGGCATGTACGTCAGCGCACCGACTTTCTACACACAGATTCGCGATTATGCAGATGACTTGAACTTCGGTGTCGCGAAATTGCCGGAAATGGAACCAGGCAACGGCCCTACGAGCTGGGGCGGCGGATTTGTCGCCGAGATTCCAGCCGGCGCTTCGAACCCTGAAGCTTCTTATGAATTCATCAAATACTTGACGGGTGCTGAAGCCCAGGAATATTGGGCGGTCCAGAACTTCGACAGCGTCGCCAATATCGAAGCCGCTGAAAACGCAGCACAGTCCGACGAATTTACAGAAGACGGCACCATGGTCTACAGCATGGCAACCGAATATATGAGCGATACTCTCCTTACACCGGTGCCGGTATCTGCCCCTGACTTCATGGGCAGCGTCAATCCGAAAATCGATGAAGTATTCCTTGGTTCGAAAACGCCAAAACAAGCGCTTGAAGAAGCACAGGCAGACGTCGAATCATTGATCGAAAAAAATACACGCGAGTAA